CTTTCCCCGTACCATTGCATTGCGATCTCCTGTAAGCCGGGTTACGCTGTAAACAAATTTATACTCGAGGTTATCAGTTATTTTATAGGAGGGAGCGATCATGGCCAGGATGGTGTTGTTCGTTCCCAGGTCCTTATAAGCTGCGAGGCTGGCCAGCGGGTTTCTTTGGTTACCACTTACGAAGGTATAGTCGCCGTTCTGGTCTCTGAACGGCTGGGTAGGATTCCATTGCAATGCCTGTGAAATAATATTGCCCTCTGCACCTACACCTACGTCAATCGGTGCAAATTGCTGATCAGTTTGTGTTACAAACATTCCAAAGTCCAGGCCGAGTCTCCGGTTTTCCAGGAACCTGAAGTTGCCGCTGAAATTGGCAGTATATTTTTTCATTTGAGATCCTACAATAATGCCCTGCTGATTGAGATAACCGCCGGAGAGCCGGTATTTCCCATGTTCGGTACCGCCGGTGATATCTGCATAGTAGTTCTGTGTAGACGCAACCCTTGTAATTTCTTTAAACGCATTCACGTTGCTTCCAAAGTCGGAGTTGGCGGCTTCGTTTGGCGTATAGTACTTCAGCGCTTCCCTGAATTTTCCGGCGTCCAGCACTTCCGGCTGTTTTCGTAAACTGGAAATACCGGTGGACGCAATGATGGAGATCACCGGCTGACCAACCTTTCCTTTTTTTGTATTGATCAGTACAACACCGTTGGCACCCCGCGACCCATAGATTGCAGTTGCCGATGCATCCTTTAAAATATCCATACTGGCAATATCACTGGGATTGAGATAGTTTAAAGGGTTTCCCCGGTCTGAAGAAAAGCCCCCTCTACCCGGAGGCAGCGCTGTATTGCCGGATAAAGGAATTCCATCCAGTACAAATAATGGGTTGTTACTGGCACGTATGGACGAATTACCACGGATCCTTACCGTAGTAGCGCCTCCCGGTTGCCCGGTGTTGTTAATGACCATTACACCGGGCGTTTTCCCCTGGATCAGCTGATCGGGGTTGGTCATCACGCCTTTGTTGAAGTTTTTTTCACTGATGGTTACCATAGATCCCGTAAGGTCTTTTTTACGGGCCGTGCCATAACCGATCACCACAACCTCGTCCAGGGCCTGTTGCGAAGGCTTCAGACTGACGGATACGTCGGTTCCGGTAATGGCTACCTCCTGTGTGTCATACCCAATAAAAGAAACCTGCAACGTTTTGGCATCTGCCGGTGCATTCAGGATAAAACTGCCATCGTCTTTTGAGAGCGTGGCTACCTGACTGCCTTTAATTTCAATAGTGGCCCCAGCCACAGGCTGGTTTTTTTCGTCTGTTACTTTTCCCTGTATGGATTTTGTCTGGGCCACTGCTGCGATGGAGGCAAGCAAAAAGACAAAAGCCATCAGGCTTTGTGCAAGCGAGTTGATTTTCATACGCATTCCTTGTTAATTCGTTACCGATTTAGAGTTTAGAATTCCTCATATATTTCATCATGTACTTGATACACGATATTTATTAAAACTATGTAAAAGGATTGGAATAAAAAAATATAAAACAGGTTAATTTATTGTATCGGGTTTAAAAAAACGCATCGATTTCTTTTTTAGCAAAAAAAATGCCGGAGGAACGGAAACGTTCCATTTGGTTTGCAGGCAGGAAAGGCTAAATCGTTCGCCGGGGCATTTTTCACCATGCTGTTTAAGCGTTGTAATAAACAGGAACCGTGTGTCTGTGTTATCTTGAAGCGCGCATAGCCTTAACGAGCTTGAGAGATTTGTCTTTTAGGAACTGCGCATACTCTTTTGTTTCAACCCCGTAAATGGCGATCTTACCCTCCGCATTGCTGTGCACCCCCCATCCATACCGTTTTGTAAGGGGAGAAGCCCTCAAACAGGGTTGCCCTTTTGAAAAGAATGCGGTGCGTGCTGCCTGATACCCGGCTTTTGTCAGATCATTTTTTCTGGCATATACTTCAAAGATTACATCGTCCGATGTGAACCGGTAAGGGTTTTTCCGGATCATCTCAAACTGGATGTTGGCTGCTGTTGGCTGTCCTTTTACCGGGGGCACTTCACCGGAACCGGCGGGGCAATCGTCTGCTACCTGTATAAAGGCATTGGTGTAATTAGTGGTATGCTGGTTCATTGCTGAATGTTTTTTGTAAAAATAAAAGTGAAAGCTGACAGCTATATGTCAGCAGTATATAAACCGGTGGTGCGTTTTATTGGGATGCCTTCTTCTATATATAATTATGCAATGTTCAGGAGCCGCTGTCAAAAGTCTTGCTATTCCCGGGGAATGGTATTGCTCCCGTTGATCAATGACTACGTAACAGGCCGTTTGGGCAGTTTCCTGTCCTGGGCCTGGAAACCGCTCAGTAGTGGAGGTCAGCACGGCACATTGTTTCTTAAACGTAAAAATTGAGGATTGATCTTACTGCTGCTGCAATTCCCGGATTTCTATATAGCCTCCAAATTCAAAAATGGGGCAGGATTGCATCATTGCCGCTGCTGCATCCAGGTCTGTTGCTGTGATCAATAAAAAGCCGCCAACAATTTCTGTTCCGTTTTTATAAACATCATGGATTACTTCAGCCTGCGGGGCTTTTAACATCCGGCCGTCCAGGGTGAGCCCACTGCCTCCGTTGATCTGCTGCTGCCAGCGTTTCATCCACGCAGCCCAGTTTTCCCGGTGTGCTTTTATGGCGTTTTCTGTGTGTTGATCTGCTCTTCCGTCGGGTTCCCGGAATAAGGCGATGAATTTTTTCATTTTAAAGAGCGATTATTGAATGGTATAAAAACAGGTGGGGTGATTTTCCTGCAAAATAGGACAAACCGCGCATCCGCAGAAAAACAGGTGCTTTAAAGTTGCAACAGATTTCTTCACCAGGCATGTTGCGCTGTACAAAACAGGACCGTTATACTAGCAAATGACTGAGTATGATAAAAAGGAGCTGCCTTGCCCTGATCGGTATTATTTTGTTTTTGAGTTGTTCAAAAAAACTGGAAGTAAACGAGAACATCGTCTTTAGGCAGATAAACGGCGGTGGATATGGCGAATATTCGGGGCCCATGCATATTGAACTAAGACCGGATGGCCGTGCATTCTTTTATCGTGGAAGCGGAGACATCGTATGGAGCGGATACTATAAGATTAGAGGAAAAAAACTAAAGTACGAGGATGATGGTTCTGAAACCCGTTATACCTTTGAAATTGTTTCCGGAACGGAATTAAAAGGCGAAAACGGGGAAGTACTTAAAAAGGAGTCCTCCGGACAATGAGGGCTGCCGGGTAATCCTTGTTTGATGTAAAGATCTTCCGGATTATGCTGCTTTCCGGCGTGCGCGGTACCGGGCTTTTGTATTTGTACAAAGCGATTAAGATCAATTAATTAGAGGATAGAAGCGTTCCCCAAACGATAGTTAATATTTTATTGGTGATTTCCGCTTTATGCATTACCTTTGCAGCCGAAATATTGAATAGAAAAAAATCGGATGATCCTTTAAAAGTTTAAAGATGCCAATTACAAAAGAAAGAAACGCAGCAATTTTTACCGAATTTGGCGGTAAAGCTACTAACACCGGTTCTATTGAAGGACAGGTTGCTCAAGTGACTGAGCGTATTGCACAGATCAGTGCCCATTTAAAAGAAAACAAAAAAGATTTCTCCACCCACCGCGGATTGATGCAACTGGTTGGTAAACGTAAGCGTTTGCTGACTTACCTGCAGAAACACAACCTGGCAGGCTACCGTGCATTAATCGAAAAACTGGGTCTGAGAAAATAATTCGCCACCCAAAGGGTATTGGTGAATGTTTTATCCGGTTTTTGATTGCAACAATCAATGCTATTATAATATCTATTCCCAATATCCGGCGGATGTTGGGAATAACTTTTTTTATCCCAAAGCCGTTTGAAACAAGCGGTCAATTGCCAAATTAGAAAATCACAGTCCTAGTACAGGACAACACAACGGACCCATATAAGTGCCCGGCTCTGTACCGGAAGCACAAGCGAGCGTGGCAAGAAGGCTGATAGAAGCGCTGCTGCCGGGTTCATTAGTTAATTACA
The sequence above is a segment of the Niabella agricola genome. Coding sequences within it:
- a CDS encoding YciI family protein, producing MKKFIALFREPDGRADQHTENAIKAHRENWAAWMKRWQQQINGGSGLTLDGRMLKAPQAEVIHDVYKNGTEIVGGFLLITATDLDAAAAMMQSCPIFEFGGYIEIRELQQQ
- the rpsO gene encoding 30S ribosomal protein S15, which gives rise to MPITKERNAAIFTEFGGKATNTGSIEGQVAQVTERIAQISAHLKENKKDFSTHRGLMQLVGKRKRLLTYLQKHNLAGYRALIEKLGLRK
- a CDS encoding DUF6157 family protein; its protein translation is MNQHTTNYTNAFIQVADDCPAGSGEVPPVKGQPTAANIQFEMIRKNPYRFTSDDVIFEVYARKNDLTKAGYQAARTAFFSKGQPCLRASPLTKRYGWGVHSNAEGKIAIYGVETKEYAQFLKDKSLKLVKAMRASR